The genomic interval GCCCGGCCGCTCCGACCGGCTTCCCAGGCCCGGGCGGCGCCGCGCGCGGCAGACGGCTCCGGCCCCGGCACGTACGGCGGATTCGCCAGCACCGTATCGAAGCTGCGGTTCCGCAGCACCCGGTCGAATTCACCGTGCAGCAGTTCCAGCCGGCCACCGCGCAGGCGGCTGTTGACCCACGCCGACAGCAGCGCCGAGCGGGAAACATCCACGGCCGTAACCTTTTTCGCGCCCAGTCGCAGCGCCTCCACGGCGACGGCGCCGGTGCCGGTGCACACGTCGAGCACCTCAGCCCCGCGTGGCATCGCGGCCGCCGCCATGGCTCGCATGAGCAATCTCGTATCTGCCCGTGGCCGGTAGACCCCCGGGGCGCGGAAGAAGATCATGCACGATGGATAGCCGCGATCGTCGCGGTCAATCCGCCGGAGCCGCTTCGGTAGCACGCAGCGAACTCCGCCCGGCCTGCCAGCTGTCGAGCAGATGGCGGTCGATGCGGTCCTCGAGCAGGTTGGTGGCCTGGATGCCGAAGACCACCGACTCGGTGAGCGCCGGTTCCCGGTCGAGCAGATCGCCGATCACGTCGCGGCGCATGACCTGCTCGTGCACGGCATCGGCTTCCACGTGCTCGGCGTAGAACCGCACGCACGCCGGGTCCGCCCGCAGCCTCTCCAAGGTCTCCACCATGCGCCGCGACGCGGGCGGCGAGGTGATCTCGACCGTCGCGAAGTGCCCGACCAGCGCCCCGCGCAGCGCCCGGTGCAGGCCGAACAGCGACATCATGTTCACCAGGGCCAGCATCGGCGCGGGGGTGACAGCCAGATAGTGCAGGTAGCCGGAGTCCAGCCCGGCGGCGTCGAGCAGATCGGCGTAGAGCTGGGCGTGCACGCGCTCACCGCGGCCGCCCCCGAACTCGTCGAATTCCACCGCGACCAACGCCGCCTTGGCCTGCCCACGCAGTCGCGGGATCACCCACGCGTACGGGTCGGCCTCCTTGAGGTGGTAGATCGAGCGGTGCACGAAGTACTCGCGCACCTGCCACCATTCGCCTTCCGCGCGCAGGAACGCGCCGACGCCCGTGGCCTCCACGGGCTCGGTCACCAGCTGTTCCAGCTCGGCCGCCACGTCCGACCCGCCGCTCACCGCGTCCCGCAGCGCGGTCAGGAAGCGCTCCTCGAGCCGCGCCCGCAGCCGCAGCAGGTCCGGGTCCCACTCCCAGGCCGGATCCACCGACTCGAAGCCGTGGTAGTGCAGTTCGTAACAGATGTGCAGGGCCAGGTGCAGGTCCTCGCCGAACGGGTCGGCATCGGCGACGTCGGGCTCGGTCCACCCGGTGACGCCGCGCAACAGGTCGATGACGGCGCCGGACAACTCGCCGCGCGGCGCGGGCAACGCCGGGGCGGTGGGGTCGGTATGGGTAGTCACGACTGTCGAATACCCCGAACGCCGCCCGCAATCGTGGCGCGGGCCACCGGCGGGCGAGTCGGTTCGAACACGATTCGGCGGGTATGCGCGTTGGTGAAGGGAGTGTGATGAACCATGGACCACGTCTACAACCGGCAGGAATCGATTCGCGCCCTCGACTACACGGGCACCGCCACCACGCGGACCGGCCGCCCGGACGACCGCGACTCCGCGGGCTTCCCCGACGACGCGCGCACTACGCGCAGCCATGCCGGAGAGGGCTTGGAGGACGGCTACAACGTGCCCGGAATCGTGTTGTGCGCGTTGGGAATCGTCGCCATGGCATTGGCGCTGACCGCCGCCGGGTACGGCTTCGCGGGCTGGGCCGTGGTCGCCGGTGTGGTGGCCGCGGTGTGCGGCGTCGCGGGTGTGGCCTGGCTGCTGCTCGAACACCGGCGGGTCAAGGCGAAGGAGGGCTTGTCCCTCACCGACCAGCAGGGCCACTGACGACCGAATCGTCGCAACCGTCCGGAGGTACACGTGGGCGAAGGCCATCGGATCACCGGCGTGCGCGCGGCCGCCGTCCTGGCCGATCTCGGGTTCACCGCCGTGGCGTCGGGTGTGATCGCCCGGCGGCGGGCGGTGATGGGCGCGCTGGAACGGGCACAGGCCGATCGCCGGACGGTCGGCCGCATCCGGCGGTTGCGCGCGGAATTCGGATCCGGGCCGGTCGAACTGGTGATTCCGGGCCGGAGGTTCGTCATCGTGCTCGATCCCGCGGATGTCGCGACGGTCCTGGCGGGCACTCCGACGCCGTTCCATCCGGCCAACCGGGAGAAGCGCGCGGCGTTGCGCCAATTCCAGCCGCACGGCGTGCTGGTATCCGACGAACCCGTTCGCGACGAGCGCCGCGCCTGCAACGAGGCGGTGCTCGACACGGACGCGCCGATGCACCGGCTGGCGGGTCCGTTCGCGGCGGTCGTGGCCGAGGAGGCGCACGAGATCATCGAGTCCGCGCTGCGGCGCGGGCATTTGGACGCGGCGCGGTTCACCACGGCCTGGTGGCGACTGGTCCGGCGGATCACACTCGGCGACCCGGCCCGCGACGACGACGCGATCACCGACGAGCTGTGGCGGCTGCGCTCGGCCGCGAACTGGTCGTTCCTGGTGCCGCCGCGACGGCGGCGTCGCGAACGGTTCTTCGATCGGCTGCAGCGGTATGTCGAGAACGCCGGTCCGGACAACCTGGCCGGGACGGTGGCCCGGCTGCCGGGCGGCGGCGCCGTCGATCCGGTGGGGCAGATTCCGCACTGGCTGTTCGCCTTCGATGCCGCCGGAATGGCGTCGAGCAGGGCGTTGGCCGTGCTGGCGACCCATCCGGAACAGCACGCCCGCGCGGTCGCGGACGCCGCCGATCCCGCACACCTCGGCCTGCGGCCGTATCTACGCGCCTGCGTGCAGGAATCGGTGCGGCTGTGGCCGACCACGCCGATGATCCTGCGGGAGGTGACCGCGCCTGCCGCCTGGCGCGCCGGTGACGAGCTGTTCGTCACCGCGCCGGGGGCGGCGCTGCTCATCACTGTCCCGGCCTTCCATCGCGACCGGGACCTGCTGCCGTTCGCGGACGAGTTCGTGCCCGAGATCTGGCTGGACGGCCGCGCCGAGCAGTACCCGCAACTGGTCCCGTTCAGCGCCGGGCCCGCCGGGTGTCCCGGACAGAACCTGGTCCTGTTCGTCACCAGCGCACTGCTGGCGCACCTGCTGAGCGCGCTGGAGCTGCGGCTGCGCTCGCACCTGCGACCGGTGCCCGATGCCCCACTTCCCTTGATGTTCAACAACTTCGGACTCGACTTCACCGTCACGCGGGCGACCGCCCGCGTCCCGTAGGCGCCGGAATCCGCCCTGGTGATTGGTCGGCCGGTTCGCGGGTATCCGGCCGACAGCGCCCCCGGACGACCCGACACGGACAGGAGAGGCGATGGCTGAGCAACAAGTGGGCGACCACATCGTGCAGCGGCTGCGAGAGTGGGGGGTCGAGCAGGTTTTCGGCTACCCGGGTGACGGGATCAACGGGCTGGTGGCCGCCTTCGGCCGCGCCGGGGACAACCCGTCGTTCATCCAGGCCCGGCACGAGGAGATGGCGGCTTTCCAGGCCACCGGCTACGCCAAGTTCAGCGGGAAGGTCGGGGTCTGCACGGCCACCTCCGGCCCCGGCGCCATCCACCTGCTCAACGGCCTCTACGACGCCAAGCTCGACCATGTGCCGGTGGTGGCGATCGTCGGACAGACGGCCCGCAGCGCCATGGGCGGCAGCTACCAGCAGGAAGTCGATTTGCAAAGCCTCTACAAGGATGTCGCGAGCGATTACCTGGTGGAGGTCAACGTCCCCGCGCAGCTGCCCAACGCGCTCGACCGCGCGATCCGCGTCGCCATGACCCGGCGGGCACCGACCGCGATCATCGTGCCCGCCGATCTGCAGGAGCAGCCGTACGAGCCGCCGGCGCACGAGTTCAAGCAGGTGCCCTCCAGCGCGCCCGGACCGGTACAGCCGGGTACGGTGCTGCCCCCGGCCGAGGAGGTCCGCCGCGCGGCGGAGATCATCGACGCCGGATCCAAGGTGGCGATCCTGGTCGGGCAGGGCGCCAGGGGAGCGGCGGCCGAGATCACCGAACTCGCCGAGCGCACCGGCGCCGGTGTCGCGAAGGCTCTGCTGGGCAAGGACGTGCTGCCCGACGATCTGCCGTTCGTCACCGGGCCGATCGGATTGCTCGGCAGCCGCCCCAGCTACGAGCTGATGCGCGATTGCGACACGCTGCTCATCATCGGGTCGAACTTCCCCTACTCCCAGTTCCTGCCCGACTTCCGGCAGGCCCGCGCCGTGGAGATCGATATCGACGGCGCCTTCATCGGCATGCGCTACCCGACCGAGGTGAACCTGATCGGCGACGCCAAAGCGACTGTCGCCCAGTTGATCTCGCTGGTAGAGCGCAAGCAGGACCGGTCCTGGCGCGAGACGGTCGAGAAGAATGTGGCGCGCTGGTGGGAGGTCGTGGAGCGGCAGTCGATGCTCGCGGCCGACCCGGTCAATCCGATGCGGGTGGTCTGGGAGTTGTCGCAGCGCATACCCGACAACGCCATCGTGACAGCGGATTCCGGCTCGTCCACCAACTGGTATGCGCGGTGCCTGCGGATGCGCGGCGATATGCGCGGCTCGTTGTCGGGCACGCTCGCCACCATGGGCCCCGCCGTGCCCTACGCGATCGGCGCCAAGTTCGCCCACCCCGACCGGCCCGCGATCGCGCTGGCCGGTGACGGCGCCATGCAGATGAACGGCATGGCCGAACTGCTCACCATCGCCCGCTACCGGGACCGGTGGACCGACCCGCGCCTGATCGTCTGCGTCTTCCACAACAACGACCTCAATCAGGTCACCTGGGAGCTGCGGGCGATGGGCGGCGCACCGAAATTCGAAGAGTCCCAGACTCTTCCGGACGTCTCCTACGCCGAGGTCGCGCGCTGCGCCGGTTTCACCGCGATCGCCGTCGACAGCCCCGATCAGCTCGGGGACGCCTGGGATCGCGCCTTCGCCGCCGACGGCCCGGTGCTGCTCGACGTCCGGTGCGATCCGGAGATGCCGCCCATCCCGCCGCACGCCACCTGGGATCAGCTGAAGGACACCGCCTCGGCGTTGCTGCACGGCGATCCCGATGCGCTGCATCTGATGGCGCAGGGCGCGAAAGCCAAAGTCCAGGAATTCATTCCATGATATCGGAGGTGTGAGATGCCCAAGGAATGGACCGCGAAACAGGAACGCGAATACGAGCACATCAAGGACTCCGAGCAGAGCCGGGGCGCGAGTACCCGGCGGGCCAAGGAGATCGCGGCGCGCACGGTGAACAAGAACCGCGCCCAGTCCGGGGAGTCGCGGACGGCGAGCAAATCGAGCGTGCGGGACAAGTCCCCGCAGCGTCGCGGCGGGCAGCGATCGCACAGCGGCCCCGGCGGCCCCACCCGCGACCAGCTGTACAACGAGGCGCGGCAGCGCGGTATCTCGGGACGTTCCAAGATGACCAAGAAGGAGCTGGCCTCGGCGCTGGGGAAGTAGCGCGGAGGGTCCGCGCCCGCGGCGCGGGAGGCGAGATGGCACAGGATATCTCGATGGTGCTGCGCGCCCGGCGGCTCGCACCGTGGGCGCGAAATCCCATGTTGCGCGGGGTCGATCGGCTGGAGGGCTGGATCCGGCTGCTCGCGGCCGTGGTGGTCCTGCTGGCGATCCCGGCGTCGGTGCCCGCGGGTATCGACGGTTACACCGCGGCGCGTGCTCGCATCGACTCGGAAAACGCCGCGAAAACCGCTGTGCCCGCGGTGATCATCACCGATCCGGTCCGGGTGCCCGCCACCGACCGGGTGACCGTGGACCGGATGCAGGCCGAGGCGCGGTGGAATCACGAGGGCCGCGCCGGGGAGGCGTCGATCGATGTGGCGGGAACCGCGAAGCGCGGTGACCGGATCGAACTGTGGCTGGGGCCCGACGGCCGCCCGGCCACCGACCCCGTCCCGGCCGACGCGGCGATCGGCCAGGGCATCGGTCTGGGACTGCTCACGTTCGCCGGTATCTGCACTGCCACAGGCATTCTGGTGTGGATCACCGGTCGGCTGCTCGACCGGCGGCGCAGCGCGGCGTGGGAACACGAATGGAAAGAGGTCAGCCCCGCCCTCGGCTCGTAACCCACCGCGCCTGCTCGCCAGCGATTACCGCGGCAGCGGCCGCTGGGGTCGCGACGAGTCGCGTCGTGCCCACACGCGGGGATCAGGAACCCGCGAGTGAGCGCGCCACCACCAGGCGCTGAATCTGGTTGGTGCCCTCGAAGATCTGGGTGATCTTGGCCTCGCGCATGTAGCGCTCCACCCGGAACTCGCGGGTGTAGCCGTAGCCGCCGAGCACCTGGACGGCGTCGGTGGTGACCTTCATGGCGGCGTCGGTGGCGACCAGTTTGGCCACGGAAGCGTTGCGGGAGTAGGGAAGTCCGGCGTCGCGGCGACGGGCGGCGTCGAGGTAGGTGGCGCGGGCGGAGTCGACGGCCGCGGCCATGTCGGCCAGCAGGAAGCCCAGGCCCTGGTGGTCGATGATGCGACGGCCGAACGCCGTGCGCTGCCGGGCGTAGTCGATCGCCTCGTCCAGAGCCGCCTGCGCCAGGCCGACCGCCACCGCCGCGATGCCGAGACGGCCGGAATCCAACGCGCTGAAAGCGATCTGGAGTCCCTGGCCTTCCGTGCCGATGCGGCGGTCGGCCTCGACGGGGGCGTCGTCGTAGTGGGCGCTGGTCGTCGGCACCGCGGACAGGCCCATCTTCTCCTCCGGCTTGCCGAAACTCAGCCCGGGAGTGTCCTTGTCGACCAGGAAGCAGGAGATGCCGCGCGAGCCCTCGCCGGTGCGGGCGAACAGAGTGTAGAAGTCGGCGCGGCCGCCGTGCGTGATCCACGCCTTGGTGCCGGTGACGCGGTAGCCGTCCGCATCCGGAACGGCCTTGCAGGCCAGGGCCGCGGCATCGGATCCGGCCTGCGGCTCGGACAGGCTGTAGGCGCCGATCGTCGCACCGCCCAGCATGTCCGGCAGCCACCGCTGCTTCTGCTCCTCGGTGCCGAAGGCCAGCAGCGGGTAGCAGGACAGGCTGTGCACGCTCACCGCCACGGCCACCGCCGCCCACCGGGCCGCGATCTCCTCGAGCACCTGGAGATACACCTCGTACGGCTGCTCGCCGCCGCCCCATTCGGCCGGGTACGGCAGGCTCAGCAGCCCGGCCTCGCCCAGCGTCGCGAACACGCCCTCGGGATAGGTCTCGGCCTTCTCGTGCGCGTCGACGATCGGCGCGAGCGTCTTGTCCGCGATATCGCGGGTCAGCTGGATCAGGTCCCGCGCTTCGGCGGTGGGCAGCAGGCGGTCGACGGCCACGCGCGGCTCCTTGCTCGTCGGACGACAGACGGTACTGGATTACGATTCACAGTACTATCTCCGGCATGGCCCCGCCCACTCGCTCCGAGTTCGCCACCCGGCGGCGCACCGAACTGTTCGACGCGCTGGTCGACCTGTTCCTCGCCGAAGGCTTCGCGCATCTGACGCTCGACGCCATCGCGGCACGCCTGCGCTGCTCGAAATCCACGCTGTACACCCTCGCCGGGAGCAAGGAACAGCTCGTGCGGGCGGCGACCGTGCACTTCTTCCGGCGCGCCACCGCCGCGGTGGAGTCGCGGATCGCGAAAGTCGAAGGGGCGCAAGGCCGGATCGTCGCCTACCTGTCGGCGGTCGGCACCGAACTGTCGGCCGCGTCCGAGCAGTTCATGGCCGACCTGGACGCCTTCGCGCCGGCACGCGCGGTGTACGAGAAGAACACCAGGATCGCCGCGCGCCGCGTGCGCGAGCTGATCACCGAGGGCGTGGCCGCGGGGGAGTTCCGCGACGTACACGCCGCCTTCGCCGCCGATCTGGCCGCGACCATGATGGTCCGCATCCAGCAGGGCGGCGTGCGAGCGGGCACCGGCATGGACGACGCGCACGCCTACCGGGAACTGGCGGCGATCCTGACCGCCGGGATCAACTCCTGAGATCGGCCGGGCGATGGGTGATGTCGACGATCGGCAGCCGCAGCGCGGCCGGAGCGTCCGCCGGCACCACGGGGCGGTGCGGCGCGATCGGGCCGAGCCGGCGGTACGGCGCGCCGAGTTCCGGACGCGGGTCGGCCTCGCCGCGGTTGGGCCACAGCGACACCGCGCGCTCGGCCTGGGCGGTGATCGTCAGGGACGGATTCACGCCGAGGTTGGCCGAGATGGTCGAGCCGTCGATGACATGCAGCCCGGGATGGCCGTACATGCGGTGGTACGGGTCCACCACGCCGCTGTCGGGGGAGTCGCCGATGACGCAGCCGCCGATGAAATGCCCGGTCATGGGGATGCCGAACGGTGTGGTGATGCTGCCGGTGGGAATGCCGTCGATCTTCTCCGCGACCCGCCGGGCCACCTCGTGCCCGGCCGGGATCCACGTCGGGTTCGGCTGCCCCACACCCTGTTTGGTGGTCATGCGACGGCGGCCGAATACGCCGCGGCGGGTGTAGGTGGTGATGGAGTTGTCCACCGACTGCATGACCAGCAGCCCGATCATCCGCTCCGACCAGTGCCGCGGGTTGAGGATCACGGGCAGATCCCGGCGGCCGCGGCGTAATTCACGCAGCCACAGCCGGACCCGGGAGGTGTGGCCGTCCTCGTCGAACATCACCGTCGTCATCAGCGAGAGCACATTGCTGCCCTTGCCGTAGCGCACCGGTTCGATATGGGTGTCGGGGTCGGGATGCACCGAGGAGGTGATGGCCACGCCCTTGGTGAAGTCGGTCTTCTTGTCGCGGCTGCGCACCGACAGCAGCTCTTCGGAATTGGTGCGCGACAGGTACCCGAGCCGCGGCGAGATGCCCGGCAGCGAGCCGGTGTCGCGCAGGCGGTGCAGCAGTTTCTGGGTGCCCAGCGCGGCGGCGGAGAAGACCACCTGCTCGGCGGTGAAGTTCTTGCGCGCCTTGCGAACCCAGCGCCCGGTGCGGACGGTATCGACGGCGTACCCGCCGCCCGGCAACGGCCGGACGTCGACCACGGTGGTGAGCGGATGCACAGTCGCGCCGGACTTCTCCGCGAGATACAGGTAGTTCTTGACCAAGGTGTTCTTGGCGTTGTGCCGACAGCCGGTCATGCACTCGCCACAGTGGGTGCAGGCGCGGCGATCCGGGCCGACACCACCGAAGAACGGGTCGGGAACCGCCTCGCCGGGCCGAATGCCGTTGCCGCCGAACAATACTCCGACCGGCGTGCTCCGAAAGCCCGCGCCGACGCCCATGTCCTGCGCGACCTCCGCCAGCACCCGGTCGGCCGCGGTGGTCGCCGGGTTGATCGTCACGCCCAGCATGCGCTTCGCCTGGTCGTAGTGCGGGGCGAGTTCGGCGCGCCAGTCGGTGATGTGCGCCCACTGCGGATCGGCGAAGAACTTCTCCGGCGGTTCGTAGAGGGTGTTGGCGTACACCAGCGAGCCGCCGCCGACCCCGGCCCCGCTCATGATGAAGGTGTCCTTCAGCAGGGTCAGGCGCTGGATGCCGAAGCAGCCGAGCTTGGGCGCCCACAGGAAGCGCCGCGCGCGCCAGGAGGTGGCGGCGAATTCGTCGTCGGCGAAGCGGCGCCCGGCCTCGAGCACGCCGACCCGGTATCCCTTCTCGGTCAGGCGCAACGCGGTGACGCTGCCGCCGAACCCGGACCCGATGACCACCACGTCGTAGTCGAACGCCATGTCCTGCCTTTCCGTCGCCGGTACCACCCCACCTGGGACGTTAGCGAGGAACGGGCAGCGGGTGGCACACAGCTGCGGCCAGGAAATCCATATTTACGGCCAGGAGTGGGCAAGTGTTACGCGGTGGCGAGCAGCAGGCCGGTGTCCGGGTCGTACCAGCGGCTCGCCTCGGGCGGGAGGCGCAGGGGCAGCGCGCTGCCGGGTTCGGCGCGGAAACCGGCCGGGGCCTGGATCTTCAACGCCTGCCCGGCGACCTCGGCGGTGAGCAGGGTCGACGAGCCGAGCGGCTCGAGCACGCGCAGTTCGCCGCGCACGGTGCCGGGCTCGCCGACCACGACGGCCTCGGGCCGGATGCCGAGCCGCAGCTCCCGGCCCTCGAACGACGACAGCGCCGCGGGCACGGCCAGCGACTGGCCGCCCAGCTCGAGGCGCGCGGACGTGACCGTGCCGGTGAGGAAGTTCATCGGCGGACTGCCGAGGAAGCCGCCGACGAATTCGGTGGCGGGCCGGTCGTAGACCTCGGCCGGGATGCCGGTCTGCGCGATCCGCCCGTCCCGCAGCACCGCGACGCGATGACCCAGCGACAGGGCCTCCAGCTGATCGTGGGTGACGTACACGGTGGTGGTGCCGAGCTCGGCGACCAGCTTCTTCAACTCGGCCCGGAACGACATCCGTAGCAGCGCATCCAGATTGGACAGCGGCTCGTCCATGAGCAGCACGTCGGCGTCCATCACGATCGCGCGGGCGACCGCGACCCGCTGGCGCTGGCCGCCGGAGAGCTTCGCCGGGTACCGGTCCAGGTACGGCGTGAGCTGCAACAGGTCCGCGGCCCAGGCGACCTTGCGGCGGATCTCGTCGGCGGGCACGCCGTGCACGCGCAGGCCGAAACCGATGTTGTCGGCGACCTTCTTGTTGGGGAACACCGCGTAGGACTGGAACACCATCGACAGATTCCGCCGCCGCGGTTCGAGATAGGTGACATCGCGGCCGCCGATGACGATCTGCCCGGAGTCGGGCAGGTCGAGCCCGGCGATCATGCGCAGCAGGGTGGTCTTGCCGCAGCCGGACGGGCCGAGCAGCACCATGAACTCCCCGTCGGCGATCTCCAGCGAGACGTCGTCGGTGGCGCGCGCGGCGCCGCCCGGATAGGTCTTCACCAGCTCGCGCAGAATCACCTCGGCCATATCGCAACCCCTGTCGTCCCACGTCTCATCGCAGGGTCGTACCCCACATGTTCACCAGATAGCGCCGCATCACCAGGATGAACAGCAGCGCCGGGACGATCAGCGCGAATCCGCCCGCGAACCGGTACGGCGTGGACGCCTCGCCCAGCGCGGTGAGCACCTGGGCGGGCAGCGTGCGGTGGCTCAGCGTCACGACGGTCGCGCCCAATATCTCGTTCCACGACAGCACGAAGGTGAAGATGGACGACGCCGCCAGTCCCGGGAGCGCCAGCGGCACAACGACTCTGCGCGCGGCCTGCCAGCGGGTGCAGCCGAAGACGCGGGCCGCCTCCTCCAGGTCGGCCGGGACGGCGACGAAGATGCTCGCGGTGATGAGCACCGTGGTGGGCAGCGCCAGCACCGTGTGCACCAGCGTGACCGCCAGCACCGTGTCGTAGATGTGCAGGCGCAGGAAGATCGTCGCCAGCGGCACCGACAGCACCACGATCGGCAATGCCCGCACCAGCAGCACGAACACCTGGTACGCGTCGCGTCCGCGGAAGGCGTAGCGCGCCAGGGCATAACCGGCCGGGGCGCCGACGACCAGCGACCAGAACACGGTGTAGAGCCCGGCCAGCACGGAATTGCCCAGGGCCGCGGCCGTTCCGGTGGCACGAAAGAACGACACCAGGGTATCGGCCGAGAACTCCTCCGGCACGGGTGGTTTCGGGAAGCGGTTGAGCGCCTCGCGCGAGGACACCGCCGACAGGGCGACGAGCACGATCGGCACCGCCATGAACAACGTGATCACCACGCAGGCGGCCTGTACGCCCGCCGCCCGCCACCGCCGCCTGCGTAAGGGCGCGCGGTCGATCGGCGGCAGCTCGCGCGTGCTCGACTCAGACATGTTGTCGCCCTGAGGAGATGGCTGGTGTGTTCATCGCGCGCCCTCGGGGTCGCGGACGGTGCGGAGGTAGAAGATCGCGGTGGCCAGGGAGATGGCCAGGACCACGAGGGACACGCAGCTCGCGACCGCGGGATTCTGCAGATTCGAGTACCACTGGTAGGTCTCGCCGACGAGCAGGGGGAAGTCGCGGCCGGTGAGGGCCTGGGCGACGGCGAAGGCCTGCAGCGCCAGGATGGTGCGCAGGATGAGGGCGACCTGCAGGCTGGGTCCGAGGAGCGGCAATGTCACATGCCGCAGCCGCTGCCACACATTCGCGCCGAACACCTGGGCCGCCTCGTCGTAATCGCGTGGGAGCAGCTGCATTCCGGCGATCGCGATGACGAACACCAGCGAGGTCGCCCGCCAGATCTCGGCGACCACCACGGCCAGCAGCATGGTCCCGGTGTGCTGATAGCCGAGCCACCGCACCCCGTCCTCGGACACACCGAGCCATACCAGCAGCGAATTCAGGTACCCGCGATCGCCGAAGACGGCCAGCCACACCAGTCCCGCGGCCAGCTCCGAGACCGCCAGCGGCACGCACCAGAGGTAGAAGTGCACACCGGCGAACCGAGGCCGCGCCTGCAACAGCAACGCCATCCCGATCGACAACACCAGCTGGACCGGCACCACGATGACGATCAGCAGCAGTGTATTACGCAGCGCGGTAAGGAAGTACGGGTCGCCGAGGAGGCGTTGCCACTGCGCGAGGGTGAAGCCGTGGTCGTCGCGGAACGCCGCCGCCACCGCCTGTACCAGCGGCCAGCCGAACAGGGCGGCCAGCAGCACGATGGAGGGCAACAGCAGCAGCCATGGCGAACGTAGTCGCGCGGTCATCGCTCACCCCACCCGGCACGGTTCGGCCGCGGGATCCGGCGCCCAGCAGGGCACGCGCAGCTCGTCGAGGATGCCCTGCAGCACCCGGGCCTGCTGGTCCAGCGTGGCGCGAATATCGTTGCCGCCCAGCACGATCGAGCGGAAACTGTCCTGGAACACCTTGCTCACCTCGCCCTCGCGTTTGCCGAGGCCGACCGGCGGCAGCGACAGCAGCGCACCCGGCGCGTCCCGCTGGCGGCGCAATGCCTCGGCCTCCAGCGTGGCCGCGGCGGGCAGGTCGGCGGGGACAGCGGTATCGACGGAGGGGAAGAAACCGTTCGACCGCAGCAATTCGAGCTGAGTCTGCGGCTGGGTCAGCGTCGCGATGGTCCGTTGTGCCAGTTCGGGATCCGGGCTGTGCTCGGGCACCGCCAGCCCGGTCACCACGGCCATGTACCCGAGCCCGTGCGGGCCGCGCGGCGCGGGCAGCATGCGCCACCGTCCCGGCTCGCGGGCGGGCGCCTGCGCCAGCCGGACCACGTGATCCCACGCCATTCGCACCTCGCCGCTGTCCAGCGCGTCCTGCATGAAGTCGTAGTTGGTGCCGGAAGGCACGCAGTTGGCCCACAATTCGCGGAAGTACCGCCATGCCGTCACCGCCTCCGCCGATCGGAAGGTGGTGATCTGGCCGCCGGTGAATGACGGCAGCAGGAAGCCCTGGACGAACCGGTGCAGCAGGCCCTTGGGCCCGGCGGGAAGACCGAGCATCGGCCGGTTGCCGTTGGCGCGCCGCGCGGCGACGGCCCAATCCAGGAACTGGTCGTAGGTCAGCGCGTTCGCGTCGGCCCCGGACGGCAGGTGCTGCAGCGCGTCGGCGTGCGCCGCCAGCACGTAACTCGCTGTGGCCCAGGGGATGTACCAGGTGCGGTCGGTGCCCACCCGGGCCAGGCGCA from Nocardia wallacei carries:
- a CDS encoding carbohydrate ABC transporter permease, with translation MSESSTRELPPIDRAPLRRRRWRAAGVQAACVVITLFMAVPIVLVALSAVSSREALNRFPKPPVPEEFSADTLVSFFRATGTAAALGNSVLAGLYTVFWSLVVGAPAGYALARYAFRGRDAYQVFVLLVRALPIVVLSVPLATIFLRLHIYDTVLAVTLVHTVLALPTTVLITASIFVAVPADLEEAARVFGCTRWQAARRVVVPLALPGLAASSIFTFVLSWNEILGATVVTLSHRTLPAQVLTALGEASTPYRFAGGFALIVPALLFILVMRRYLVNMWGTTLR
- a CDS encoding ABC transporter ATP-binding protein, with the protein product MAEVILRELVKTYPGGAARATDDVSLEIADGEFMVLLGPSGCGKTTLLRMIAGLDLPDSGQIVIGGRDVTYLEPRRRNLSMVFQSYAVFPNKKVADNIGFGLRVHGVPADEIRRKVAWAADLLQLTPYLDRYPAKLSGGQRQRVAVARAIVMDADVLLMDEPLSNLDALLRMSFRAELKKLVAELGTTTVYVTHDQLEALSLGHRVAVLRDGRIAQTGIPAEVYDRPATEFVGGFLGSPPMNFLTGTVTSARLELGGQSLAVPAALSSFEGRELRLGIRPEAVVVGEPGTVRGELRVLEPLGSSTLLTAEVAGQALKIQAPAGFRAEPGSALPLRLPPEASRWYDPDTGLLLATA
- a CDS encoding carbohydrate ABC transporter permease, encoding MTARLRSPWLLLLPSIVLLAALFGWPLVQAVAAAFRDDHGFTLAQWQRLLGDPYFLTALRNTLLLIVIVVPVQLVLSIGMALLLQARPRFAGVHFYLWCVPLAVSELAAGLVWLAVFGDRGYLNSLLVWLGVSEDGVRWLGYQHTGTMLLAVVVAEIWRATSLVFVIAIAGMQLLPRDYDEAAQVFGANVWQRLRHVTLPLLGPSLQVALILRTILALQAFAVAQALTGRDFPLLVGETYQWYSNLQNPAVASCVSLVVLAISLATAIFYLRTVRDPEGAR
- a CDS encoding TetR/AcrR family transcriptional regulator, with the translated sequence MAPPTRSEFATRRRTELFDALVDLFLAEGFAHLTLDAIAARLRCSKSTLYTLAGSKEQLVRAATVHFFRRATAAVESRIAKVEGAQGRIVAYLSAVGTELSAASEQFMADLDAFAPARAVYEKNTRIAARRVRELITEGVAAGEFRDVHAAFAADLAATMMVRIQQGGVRAGTGMDDAHAYRELAAILTAGINS
- a CDS encoding acyl-CoA dehydrogenase family protein, with amino-acid sequence MAVDRLLPTAEARDLIQLTRDIADKTLAPIVDAHEKAETYPEGVFATLGEAGLLSLPYPAEWGGGEQPYEVYLQVLEEIAARWAAVAVAVSVHSLSCYPLLAFGTEEQKQRWLPDMLGGATIGAYSLSEPQAGSDAAALACKAVPDADGYRVTGTKAWITHGGRADFYTLFARTGEGSRGISCFLVDKDTPGLSFGKPEEKMGLSAVPTTSAHYDDAPVEADRRIGTEGQGLQIAFSALDSGRLGIAAVAVGLAQAALDEAIDYARQRTAFGRRIIDHQGLGFLLADMAAAVDSARATYLDAARRRDAGLPYSRNASVAKLVATDAAMKVTTDAVQVLGGYGYTREFRVERYMREAKITQIFEGTNQIQRLVVARSLAGS
- a CDS encoding FAD-dependent oxidoreductase, producing the protein MAFDYDVVVIGSGFGGSVTALRLTEKGYRVGVLEAGRRFADDEFAATSWRARRFLWAPKLGCFGIQRLTLLKDTFIMSGAGVGGGSLVYANTLYEPPEKFFADPQWAHITDWRAELAPHYDQAKRMLGVTINPATTAADRVLAEVAQDMGVGAGFRSTPVGVLFGGNGIRPGEAVPDPFFGGVGPDRRACTHCGECMTGCRHNAKNTLVKNYLYLAEKSGATVHPLTTVVDVRPLPGGGYAVDTVRTGRWVRKARKNFTAEQVVFSAAALGTQKLLHRLRDTGSLPGISPRLGYLSRTNSEELLSVRSRDKKTDFTKGVAITSSVHPDPDTHIEPVRYGKGSNVLSLMTTVMFDEDGHTSRVRLWLRELRRGRRDLPVILNPRHWSERMIGLLVMQSVDNSITTYTRRGVFGRRRMTTKQGVGQPNPTWIPAGHEVARRVAEKIDGIPTGSITTPFGIPMTGHFIGGCVIGDSPDSGVVDPYHRMYGHPGLHVIDGSTISANLGVNPSLTITAQAERAVSLWPNRGEADPRPELGAPYRRLGPIAPHRPVVPADAPAALRLPIVDITHRPADLRS